GGACAGAATGGGTTTTTCCTTACGATTTTGTCTCCTTCTACAGTGTATAAATCTTTTTTATCAGGCATAATAATATCCTCCTAAACATTAATCATTTATTCTTCCGCTTCATCTTCTTCTTCAGCAGGAGCTTCTGGTTCTTTGTTCTTTTCAATGATGCTTGGTTTTTCTACATCAATTAAAGATGATTCTCTACCATATACTTTAGCGTAACCAGTTGCTTTAGGTTCACCATATCCTGGTTGAATGTTGTCTACAACGATTAATTCTTTTTTAGTGTCAAGCATAGCAACTAATTTGCTTTTGACATCTAAAAGCTTAGGAGTTGGTTCTCCTACATATGAAACATAAAATTTAACTTCAGTTCTATCAAATAAAACGTTTTCTTTCTTTTCAAAAATTTCGATTTCCATTATAAAAACCTCTCATTTAGGGTTTGAATTTAATTAATTATAAAATACAATTAAACTAAGCCATTTCCTTAAAATAAGTCATGAGCTTAGCAGCTTTGTCTTTTCCATCAGAAACATTTACAAAGACCAATCCTTCGTTAGGCTGACCATATAAGATAACAGCATCTTCAGGTGCAACCAATAAGCATGGAAGAACAGCAAGATCCTCTTCCCCTTTAACTACAATAATGCGGTTTTCGCTATCTTTTAAAGTCAAAGAAATAGCTTTTTCTATGGTTTCCCATAGATTTTCAGTGATTGTACCTGCAGGATTGTCTGCCTCTAAA
This genomic window from Methanobrevibacter ruminantium contains:
- a CDS encoding 30S ribosomal protein S24e — protein: MEIEIFEKKENVLFDRTEVKFYVSYVGEPTPKLLDVKSKLVAMLDTKKELIVVDNIQPGYGEPKATGYAKVYGRESSLIDVEKPSIIEKNKEPEAPAEEEDEAEE
- a CDS encoding GTP-dependent dephospho-CoA kinase family protein encodes the protein MFKLDENLIDEFKKPLGKLYGEFDDAIPMIKEANFLISVGDQTTKNLVDNDLIPDLGIIDNRIQRKDHNHDIIRTENILEADNPAGTITENLWETIEKAISLTLKDSENRIIVVKGEEDLAVLPCLLVAPEDAVILYGQPNEGLVFVNVSDGKDKAAKLMTYFKEMA